The proteins below are encoded in one region of Helianthus annuus cultivar XRQ/B chromosome 2, HanXRQr2.0-SUNRISE, whole genome shotgun sequence:
- the LOC110903406 gene encoding exocyst complex component SEC10a produces the protein MLTAIEMKETQVSTPSSYSSSSLDLDIEKFKGDFSYDALFAKLVNGLLPSFVEEEADSVDGPINISTSGLLGPVFPEVDTLLLIFKDSCTQLVELRKQIDGKLQKLKKDVVSQDKKHRKTLGELEKRLDGIFSSFARLDSRISSVGQTAAKIGDHLQSADSQRETANQTMELIKYLMEFNSSQGEDNMMHLSSLFSDDKRVGEAASIAQKLRSLAEEDIGRHATTVPGNAGASKGLEVAITNLQEYCNELENKLLSRFDSASQRRELTNMAECAKILSQFNRGTSAMQHYVGLRPMFDVEVMNEDSRLVLGDQDSTPNHDDVNVALSERYKQITDTVRKESSTIRTVFPCPNDVMSILVQRVMEDRIPNLLEKLLVKPSLVNPPPMRQGGLLLYLRRLAVGYERTQELAKNLRDVGCGDLDVEGLTEALFAEHKGIYLECERASMRQLYKAKMEELLAEGQLSSKGASISVTVVQEFVSWNEEAISRCKLFSPQPSNLASIAKHVFTCLLDQVRQYTTEGLERAREGLREAASQRERFVLGRKVASSPASTTEGAATAGETNFRSFMLALQGCGSSVAIIQQYFVKSISRLLLPVDGAHAASCEEMTAAMSGAESSAIKGLQQCIDIVIAEVERLLSAEQKATDFRSADDGLMADPRPTTACSRVVAYLSRVLESAFTALEGLNKQSFLNELGNRLHKTLTNHWLKFAFNASGGLKLKRDITEYGDFLRNFNAPTIDEKFESLSIMANIFIVAPESLSSLIEGTPSIKKEAQRFVQLRDDYRSARLASKLSSVWA, from the exons ATGTTAACCGCGATTGAG ATGAAAGAGACTCAAGTATCAACACCTTCATCTTACAGTTCTTCATCACTTGATTTAGACATAGAAAAATTCAAG GGGGACTTTTCATACGATGCTTTATTTGCGAAACTAGTAAATGGGTTGCTGCCATCTTTCGTAGAAGAAGAGGCTGACTCAGTGGACGGCCCGATTAATATTAGTACAAGTGGGTTGTTAGGTCCAGTATTTCCTGAAGTAGACACTTTATTGTTAATCTTTAAGGATTCTTGCACACAGTTAGTCGAACTTCGGAAACAG ATTGATGGAAAACTACAAAAGCTTAAAAAGGATGTTGTTTCACAAGACAAAAAGCATAGGAAGACACTTGGTGAG CTAGAGAAGCGTTTAGATGGAATATTTAGTAGTTTTGCGAGACTGGACTCACGTATCTCAAGCGTTGGACAGACAGCTGCCAAGATTGGGGATCATTTGCAG AGTGCAGACTCACAACGCGAGACCGCCAACCAAACTATGGAGCTCATAAAG TATCTCATGGAGTTCAATAGTAGCCAGGGTGAGGACAATATGATGCATCTTTCCTCATTATTCTCCGATGACAAACGTGTAGGCGAGGCTGCTTCTATCGCACAAAAATTAC GTTCGCTTGCAGAGGAAGACATTGGAAGGCACGCGACAACTGTTCCGGGAAATGCAGGTGCTAGTAAAGGACTCGAGGTTGCAATTACTAACCTGCAAGAATACTGCAACG AACTGGAGAACAAGTTGTTGTCTCGATTTGATTCCGCATCTCAAAGAAGAGAATTGACGAATATGGCAGAGTGTGCAAAAATCCTTTCACAG TTTAACAGAGGCACCAGTGCCATGCAACACTATGTCGGTTTACGACCAATGTTTGATGTAGAGGTGATGAATGAAGACTCTAGGTTGGTTCTCGGCGACCAAGATTCCACACCTAACCATGATGATGTCAACGTTGCACTATCAGAACGGTACAAACAAATAACTG ATACTGTCCGTAAAGAATCATCGACCATCAGGACTGTATTCCCTTGTCCCAACGATGTCATGTCAATATTGGTACAG AGAGTTATGGAGGACCGTATCCCAAACCTTCTAGAGAAGTTATTAGTGAAACCGTCTCTCGTTAATCCCCCTCCTATGAGACAAGGTGGATTATTGCTA TATCTTAGAAGGCTTGCGGTGGGATATGAGAGGACACAGGAACTTGCCAAAAATCTCCGCGATGTGGGATGCGGTGACTTGGATGTTGAAG GCCTAACGGAAGCTCTGTTTGCTGAGCACAAAGGTATCTATCTTGAGTGTGAACGAGCATCTATGAGACAACTTTACAAAGCAAAG ATGGAGGAACTGCTTGCGGAGGGCCAGCTGTCATCCAAAGGAGCTTCAATATCTGTTACAGTGGTACAAGAGTTTGTGAGTTGGAATGAAGAAGCGATTTCACGATGTAAATTGTTTTCACCTCAG CCTTCTAATCTTGCTTCCATTGCCAAACATGTGTTTACTTGTCTTCTAGACCAA GTCAGGCAATATACGACAGAAGGGCTTGAAAGAGCTAGAGAGGGCCTCAGGGAAGCCGCTTCTCAGAGGGAACGGTTTGTGTTGGGTCGAAAAGTGGCTTCTAGTCCTGCTTCCACG ACAGAAGGTGCAGCTACTGCCGGTGAAACCAATTTTAGATCTTTCATGCTTGCTTTACAAGGTTGTGGAAGCAGTGTGGCGATAATTCAACAA TACTTTGTGAAATCTATTTCAAGGCTTCTATTACCAGTGGATGGTGCACACGCTGCTTCTTGTGAGGAGATGACCGCAGCTATGTCCGGTGCAGAGAGTTCCGCAATTAAAGGCCTTCAACAATGCATTGATATAGTTATTGCTGAG GTGGAACGGTTGCTTTCAGCTGAGCAAAAGGCAACCGACTTTAGGTCAGCAGACGATGGCCTCATGGCAGATCCTCGGCCTACAACTGCATGTTCAAG agTTGTAGCATATCTCTCTCGTGTGCTTGAGTCAGCATTCACTGCACTAGAAGGTCTTAACAAACAATCTTTTCTAAATGAATTG GGAAACCGTTTGCACAAGACACTGACTAACCACTGGTTGAAGTTCGCTTTTAACGCTAG TGGAGGACTGAAACTTAAACGTGACATCACCGAGTATGGGGATTTTTTGCGGAACTTCAATGCCCCTACAATTGATGAAAAATTTGAATCATTAAGCAT CATGGCGAATATATTTATTGTTGCCCCTGAAAGCTTGTCAAGTCTGATTGAGGGCACCCCCAGCATTAAAAAAGAGGCCCAAAG GTTCGTGCAGCTCCGAGATGACTACAGAAGTGCAAGACTCGCATCCAAGCTTAGTTCGGTCTGGGCTTAA